GCAGACCGTGACAGACCGGACCGCCGGCTACAACGCCTGGCTAGCCGAGCTCTTCGATCCGTATGCCTTTCCCTTTGGCGATGCTCTCCCGGGCCTGCTGAATTCGAGACAGGAACCGAGGATCGTTCTCCAGGCGGTAATCGAACCAATCGTCCTCGGATTCGAACCCGATGAGAACCCCAGCCGGCTTGCCGTGCCTGGTAATGACGACCTCTTCCTTTTCCGCGACACGGAGGTAACGAGAGAGATCGTCCTTCACTTCTGACAATGCGACCTTCTTCATTGTGGTTCACCTGCCTTCTTGAGCCATTGATCTGACTTGCCCTTCTGGACGATTCCGAGGACTTCGACGGTGGCCTCAGACACGTCGTAGTAGATACGGATCTCTCCGACCCTGAGCCTGTACTGCGGACGGGAGACCCCCTTCAGCCTCTTGATCCGGCTCCTACTGGTCTTGGTTGGTTCATGTCTGAGATGCAGCTCTATCGTATCCCGAACCTCAGCACGCAAACGCGCCGTGAGTGCCTTGTATGTCGCCGCTGCCTCTGGCCCGAATACGACCTCATATCGCATTGCAGCTGGAATATAGCCAGACTCTGGCCATTGTCAAGTTGTTCTCTATTCAGGCTAACGTAGCATTTGCCGCGGGCGCGCTTGCCGGCCCGCCTTTGCCTGTGCTTTGCCACCAGCATCGCCATCGTAGGGCCGATATGCAAGCGTGATCCATCGGCACGCCGTGGTCACAACCCAGGAGTTTAGTTCTTCCTTCGTGCGACAGACATTGAGTCGTCGTACCATCTTTTCAGCACATTGAGGAGGGGACGTGAGCAACTGACATCCCATTGAACCGAGAAGACTGACCGACTCAGCGGTCTTGATGCCGCAGGCCGCAGCCGCCTCCCCCACGTTGTCTGTAACTCGCCATGTACCGATCTTTCGCACACTTGTCAGCATGAACTCATGCTGTTTGGCCTTCAAGGAATCTCGTGTTGAGGTCGACAGGTAGACAATCGACAGATTGGAGATATCGGTCGGCTTGTACTGAAGGATCTCCGAATCAGGAATGCTGGCAGCAGTTGGAAATCGTCCTGTGTGTGAATCTATGTCAACCGAGCGATAGGAGAGCGAAGCACAGGAAACACAGGACAGCGAAATGCCGACCGCTGCGACGAGTCTCAGTTTCATGTGCGGAATCCTCCTCGTTTCATCTCGCGTGACTGACTGTACCTGTATTGTTGGCAAGTGTGGGGATAAGCGAAGCCGCTGTAATGATGACCGCCAAAGGAAGACACATCGACCTTAGCTTTCCTGGTCTTTCCCTCTCACAGGGCCTAAGTGCAAGCGTGATCCGTCAGCTACAACGCCCGGTCTTGCAGTCTTGTCAGTTGTTCTTTTCCTCGATCCGATATCTTCCTTTCGGGTAGATGTCTTGGATCGTTCTCCGCAGTTCTTCAACGGAACCGCCTCTCCCATACTGCAACACAATTTCCATGTTCCCAATGCCGAAGCCGGAACTTCGTACCGCCGCCAATTGCCTTGTGACGATCTCGTCGCTGATCCTATTCAGAACCTCCTGTGACTCCTGCCCACCGATATCATCGCCTGGCAGATCGAACACAACACGTACAGTCTTGAACGACAGGTCGCCTTCCAACGCGCTTCCGGTCTTCGAGGGCTTTCCCGAACATGCAACAAGCAAGACGAACCCTGTCACCATCAGACTGGCATTGATTCCGCTGTTCATCTCTTTTGCTAACGTAGCGGTTAGCCGCGGGCGCGCTTGCGGGCGCCTTGGAACCGGCCTTTGTATCCGCCCATTGAACGGTAGCCCTCTTGCAAGAGTGATCGGTCAGCTACAACGCCTGGTTGGGCAGTCTATTCTTTTTCCGGGTGTTCTCCCAATATTGCACGGCCCGCGAGGCTCCACATCTTGAGTGGTTGCAGACCATCCTTGGATTCCTCGCTTGGATATTCTGAATGCTGTCGGAGAAGAAGGACATCTATCAACCAGGATATGAGTCCGGCATCCATCTTGTTGCTTGTTTCTGTGTATTGTTCTGGATCCCGATTTATATCTGCCTCGACCATGCTCCAGTTCGTGCCGGTATCAGCAAACCGTACGACATAGACGCAGAAGCCGGTCCAACTACGGTGAAAGAACAGAGTGTTGTTGTGCCAATAGACAAACCACTTGTCTTCCATTTGCTCAGGAATCACACCTTTCCGGATCTTCTTCATCTCCTG
The genomic region above belongs to bacterium and contains:
- a CDS encoding type II toxin-antitoxin system Phd/YefM family antitoxin, giving the protein MKKVALSEVKDDLSRYLRVAEKEEVVITRHGKPAGVLIGFESEDDWFDYRLENDPRFLSRIQQARESIAKGKGIRIEELG